From the genome of Neomonachus schauinslandi chromosome 5, ASM220157v2, whole genome shotgun sequence, one region includes:
- the PRKRIP1 gene encoding PRKR-interacting protein 1, translated as MASSAASSVRPPRPKKEPQALVIPKNAAEEQKLKLERLMKNPDKAVPIPEKMSEWAPRPPPEFVRDVMGSSAGAGSGEFHVYRHLRRREYQRQDYMDAMAEKQKLDAEFQKRLERNKTAAEEQTAKRRKKRQKLKEKKLLAKKMKLEQKKQKEGSSQSQEQPSSSSEEASGTEEEEEQPSFIMGR; from the exons ATGGCGAGTTCGGCTGCCTCCTCCGTGCGACCGCCGAGGCCCAAGAAAGAACCACAAGCGCTCGTCATCCCCAAAAATGCGGCAGAAGAGCAGAAGCTCAAGCTGGAGCGGCTCATGAAGAACCCG GACAAAGCAGTTCCAATTCCAGAAAAAATGAGCGAATGGGCACCTCGGCCTCCCCCAGAATTTGTTCGAGATGTAATGG GTTCAAGCGCTGGGGCTGGCAGTGGAGAGTTCCATGTCTACAGGCATCTGCGCCGGAGAGAGTACCAGCGACAGGACTACATGGATGCGATGGCTGAGAAG CAAAAATTGGATGCAGAGTTTCAGAAGAGATTGGAGAGGAATAAAACTGCTGCAGAGGAGCAGACAGCAAAACGGCGGAAAAAGCG ccagaagttaaaagagaagaaattattgGCAAAGAAGATGAAACTtgaacagaagaaacaaaaagaag GATCCAGTCAGTCCCAGGAGCAGCCATCCAGTAGCTCTGAGGAAGCATCTggaacagaggaggaggaggagcagccCAGCTTCATCATGGGGCGATGA